In Streptomyces sp. NBC_00414, a single window of DNA contains:
- a CDS encoding ABC transporter translates to MTAATTRALLPPVWHALPRRAFAAAAAVGLLLAGIPRMRSGPPDPYLGLYALRTTALVLALGLAFLLDDPARHITSTVPARRPLRVALRVALVAPWAALCWTAAVLLVPEEARPPVGALTLEAAATAALALAAAALTVRRTQVTEPGTAVSAWLLATAATAFLLLPTRWTLFVTPDDPHWSASHDRWALLLAVAAAAGARACAEPLRARLRLGPF, encoded by the coding sequence ATGACGGCGGCCACGACACGCGCTCTGCTGCCGCCCGTGTGGCACGCGCTGCCCCGGCGCGCGTTCGCGGCAGCCGCCGCCGTGGGGCTGCTGCTGGCAGGCATCCCGCGCATGCGGTCCGGCCCGCCGGACCCGTATCTCGGCCTCTACGCGCTGCGGACCACCGCGCTGGTCCTCGCCCTGGGCCTCGCGTTCCTGCTGGACGACCCGGCCCGGCACATCACCTCGACGGTGCCGGCCCGGCGCCCGCTGCGGGTCGCCCTGCGCGTGGCGCTGGTCGCCCCGTGGGCCGCGCTCTGCTGGACGGCGGCGGTGCTCCTCGTCCCGGAGGAGGCCCGGCCGCCGGTCGGTGCCCTCACCCTGGAGGCCGCCGCCACCGCGGCACTGGCCCTCGCCGCGGCGGCCCTGACCGTACGCCGCACCCAGGTCACCGAGCCGGGAACGGCGGTTTCGGCCTGGCTGCTGGCCACCGCCGCCACCGCGTTCCTCCTCCTGCCGACCCGCTGGACCCTCTTCGTGACCCCGGACGACCCCCACTGGTCAGCCAGCCACGACCGCTGGGCACTGCTGCTGGCGGTGGCGGCGGCAGCGGGGGCGAGGGCATGCGCGGAACCCCTGCGAGCAAGGCTGAGGCTGGGCCCCTTCTAG
- a CDS encoding ABC transporter permease encodes MSTAVETPARTTGPTHRPRPWAAVFALARFEARELRLVIAFLAVSVLYVAWIVWQTTQRQGDFPVLQDVDRDTQTMPMLIGLVVMLNVNRAVLRSRRRDTDRHFDVLVVEPWRRTAAHVLSIVPVALFTAVCVAVQFTWAALKPGAVGHGSPAELVVGPLTVLLFGVVGVLLARLFPSVVAAPVLLVLLLFASVFVASPSGSTWATWLGPVVSESGSSPFPSDLLARPAAWHALYLVGLVLFVALLAVLVGGGRTTVVKAAVAGSLALTLVGAVGQSGGTPSGSTPARERASVTPEKVRSCVEHGRSSYCAFPEWTGRTADWAAVVDRVQNLAGGRAGGERLTVEQRLDARYGLASDTLISPSTAPGHVTVGTDWGGNRVPEFAVAVASVLVAGDEKAGSEVCDARVVTVMWLALGGESDPMSALRHVRLDDSDEGRALVLSPTEPFSMSAEQTRIVVELLKKPRYDVAGKVKAKWTELTSPRTSMTRVAELLGVPAAGKATDGDACEEE; translated from the coding sequence ATGAGCACCGCAGTCGAGACACCCGCGCGGACCACCGGGCCGACGCACCGGCCACGCCCCTGGGCGGCCGTGTTCGCCCTCGCCCGCTTCGAGGCGCGCGAGCTGCGCCTGGTCATCGCCTTCCTCGCCGTCTCGGTGCTGTACGTGGCCTGGATCGTCTGGCAGACCACGCAGCGCCAGGGCGACTTCCCGGTGCTCCAGGACGTCGACCGCGACACACAGACCATGCCGATGCTGATCGGGCTGGTCGTCATGCTCAACGTCAACCGGGCGGTCCTGCGCTCCCGCCGACGCGACACCGACCGTCACTTCGACGTGCTGGTCGTCGAGCCCTGGCGGCGTACGGCCGCCCATGTCCTGTCGATCGTCCCGGTGGCCCTGTTCACGGCGGTCTGCGTGGCCGTCCAGTTCACCTGGGCCGCGCTCAAGCCCGGGGCGGTCGGGCACGGTTCGCCGGCCGAACTCGTCGTCGGCCCGCTGACGGTCCTGCTGTTCGGCGTGGTGGGCGTCCTCCTCGCCCGCCTCTTCCCCTCGGTCGTCGCCGCGCCGGTCCTCCTGGTCCTCCTGCTCTTCGCGTCGGTCTTCGTGGCGAGTCCGTCCGGGTCCACGTGGGCGACCTGGCTGGGCCCGGTCGTCAGCGAGAGCGGTTCCTCCCCGTTCCCCTCCGACCTGCTGGCCCGCCCCGCCGCCTGGCACGCCCTGTACCTCGTCGGGCTCGTCCTGTTCGTCGCCCTGCTCGCGGTGCTGGTCGGCGGCGGGCGCACGACGGTCGTCAAGGCGGCCGTCGCGGGATCGCTCGCGCTCACGCTGGTCGGCGCGGTCGGCCAGTCCGGCGGCACCCCGTCCGGTTCGACGCCGGCCCGTGAACGGGCGTCGGTCACCCCGGAGAAGGTCCGCTCGTGCGTCGAGCACGGCAGGTCCTCCTACTGCGCCTTCCCCGAGTGGACGGGCCGCACCGCCGACTGGGCCGCCGTGGTCGACCGCGTCCAGAACCTCGCGGGCGGCAGGGCCGGCGGCGAGCGCCTGACCGTGGAACAGCGCCTCGACGCCCGCTACGGGCTGGCGTCCGACACCCTGATCTCCCCGTCCACCGCACCCGGCCACGTGACCGTCGGCACGGACTGGGGCGGCAACCGCGTCCCCGAGTTCGCCGTAGCCGTCGCGTCCGTGCTGGTGGCGGGCGACGAGAAGGCGGGCAGCGAGGTGTGCGACGCCCGCGTGGTGACGGTCATGTGGCTGGCGCTGGGCGGCGAGTCCGACCCGATGTCCGCGCTGCGCCACGTCCGCCTCGACGACAGCGACGAGGGCCGCGCCCTCGTCCTGTCACCCACCGAACCGTTCAGCATGAGCGCCGAACAGACCCGCATCGTCGTGGAGTTGCTCAAGAAGCCGCGGTACGACGTCGCCGGCAAGGTGAAGGCCAAGTGGACGGAGCTCACCTCGCCCCGGACGTCGATGACACGGGTGGCGGAACTGCTGGGCGTACCGGCCGCGGGCAAGGCGACGGACGGTGACGCGTGCGAGGAAGAATGA
- a CDS encoding ABC transporter ATP-binding protein yields the protein MSDLASVPTVSAAGLTLRYGGTAALDDVSVRLGEGVTGLLGPNGAGKTTLLRVLATAVPPDKGAFSVLGNDPGTSAGRQEVRRALGYLPQAPGFHPDFTAFEFVDYVAILKELTDRTARHREVRRVLDAVALSDVRSKRIKKLSGGMRQRVALAAALVGDPGFLVLDEPTVGLDPEQRMRFRELIARAGEGRTVLLSTHQTEDVAMLCHRVIVMVRGRVRFEGTPAELTARAAGRVWSSAERDPGAWAGWRTGTGSFRNVGEPPAGAELVEPTLEDGYLLTLDGESSEVAA from the coding sequence CACCCTGCGCTACGGCGGAACGGCCGCCCTCGACGACGTGTCGGTGCGGCTCGGCGAGGGTGTCACCGGGCTGCTCGGGCCCAACGGGGCCGGGAAGACCACCCTGTTGCGGGTCCTGGCCACCGCCGTGCCCCCGGACAAGGGAGCGTTCTCGGTGCTCGGCAACGACCCGGGCACGTCGGCCGGCCGGCAGGAGGTGCGGCGCGCGCTCGGCTATCTCCCGCAGGCACCCGGGTTCCACCCGGACTTCACGGCCTTCGAGTTCGTCGACTACGTGGCGATCCTGAAGGAGCTGACGGACCGCACCGCCCGGCACCGCGAGGTGCGGCGGGTCCTGGACGCCGTCGCGCTGTCCGACGTACGGAGCAAGCGGATCAAGAAGCTCTCCGGCGGGATGCGCCAGCGGGTCGCGCTGGCCGCCGCCCTCGTCGGCGATCCCGGTTTCCTGGTCCTCGACGAGCCGACCGTCGGCCTCGACCCCGAACAGCGCATGCGGTTCCGGGAGCTGATCGCCCGGGCCGGGGAGGGGCGGACCGTGCTGCTGTCCACCCACCAGACCGAGGACGTCGCGATGCTCTGCCACCGGGTGATCGTCATGGTCCGCGGCCGGGTCCGCTTCGAGGGCACCCCGGCCGAACTGACCGCACGGGCGGCGGGCCGGGTGTGGAGCAGCGCCGAACGCGACCCGGGCGCGTGGGCCGGATGGCGCACCGGTACGGGCTCCTTCCGCAACGTCGGCGAACCGCCGGCGGGCGCCGAACTCGTCGAACCGACCCTGGAGGACGGCTACCTGCTCACCCTCGACGGCGAGTCCTCGGAGGTGGCGGCATGA